From Vigna radiata var. radiata cultivar VC1973A unplaced genomic scaffold, Vradiata_ver6 scaffold_315, whole genome shotgun sequence, one genomic window encodes:
- the LOC111240918 gene encoding uncharacterized protein LOC111240918, translated as MRTPSSRGRERFLLRGSSPRRACPPHQPWCHRCCWPSVTTSMASFLLRRRAGKPLSLFRSISTSQSSTKSSPPKRKKSSPLNPPVTATVSRQQRKSFPPLRIRGGRHQRAVVSTHTICRLGKNGLWVTNGLEIRLGVGLFDTVLVRLALFDAGERGVWHGYDWFDSSVLC; from the exons ATGCGAACACCATCGTCGCGTGGGAGAGAACGCTTTCTCCTTCGTGGGTCGTCTCCTAGGCGGGCTTGTCCACCGCACCAGCCATGGTGCCACCGGTGTTGCTGGCCGTCGGTCACCACGTCGATGGCTTCTTTCCTTCTTCGCCGGCGAGCAGGGAAACCCCTTTCTCTCTTCCGTTCTATTTCTACCTCCCAATCCTCGACAAAGTCGTCACCACCAAAGAGAAAGAAGTCGTCGCCACTGAATCCACCGGTCACAGCTACCGTGAGTCGTCAACAAAGAAAATCATTTCCTCCTCTTCGCATTCGTGGTGGTCGCCACCAAAGGGCTGTAGTTTCGACTCACACGATTTGCAGATTGGGGAAAAACGGCTTATGG GTCACGAATGGACTCGAAATCAGACTAGGGGTAGGGCTATTCGACACTGTTTTGGTGCGTTTGGCCCTGTTCGACGCAGGTGAAAGAGGAGTATGGCATGGGTACGACTGGTTCGATTCTAGTGTTCTGT GTTGA